The following is a genomic window from Bacteroidia bacterium.
GGCAGAACCAGGCGCTGGTCAGAACGGTGGACAGCTCGCAGTTCCGTCTCTGGGAAGATGGTCACGAGCAGGCACCGCTGACATTGTTTTTCGAGGATGCGCAGAAAAGCTTTTCCCTCGGGATAGTGATTCCCGTTACATCCACCATGACCGCCGGCGACATCGCGACCGCAAAAGGCATAGGGCTGCGTATCGTGGATCGAATGAACGGCCTCACGGACGAGGCCTGCGTGTACGATGGAAACGTTCTGCCGCGGCAGGATCTGACGCATATCAAACCCTTTCTTATCGGTGCGCTTGACGGACTGCAGCCCGGAGGATCGGGCGTCTCCATCTGGGATGGCACCTATGCGGCAATCAATGAAGTCGCTCAAGGCTCCAATCCCGACCGCGCGATCATTCTCATCTCCAACGGACGCGGCGGCAGTGGCACACGCTCCGTTGTCGACGTGATCAATTTCGCGAAGAGTGCGCAGATGAAGGTGTACTGCTACGGCGTCAATGCGGTGAACTCCGATCAGGAAATGAAGGATCTTGCCGCGCAAACCGGCGGCACATTTTACATCAACGCGGACTTGCTGGTGCAGGAAATCATTGACCTGCTTTCAGGTCGGCCTCAGTATGGCATTCTTTCCTACACCAGCAACAACACGTGTCGCGACGGCGTGGCACGCGATCTGAACGTGCGTTTCCGGCAGGGGAATGACAGTGTCACGACTGCGCAGCAGTTTCAGCTCTCGGCGGATCCCGCGACGGGTGTGAGCGTGAATCTCGGTGTGGATACCGCGAGCATTACCTCCGGAGCATCGCGGAATGTCGCTGTCAAGCTGACACCCGCCGTGCAGAATCAACGCCTCTACCCCGGTGTCATCACTCTGAATTTCGATACGAATCTCCTGACCCTGAATCAGGCGATCACCGCCGGAACGATGAGCGCCGGAATGAATGCGAGCGTAACGCCGACCGCGACAGGCGCAACGGTCACGCTGGCCAACACTGCCACGCTCAATGGCAGCGGTAATCTCCTGCTGCTGAATTTCACGGCGGGAGAGGTCACCGCAAACACCGATACCAGAGTGACCATCGCCTCGGTACAGTTCGACCGTGGCTGCATCACCACGCAGAATGGCGAGGGACGCATCACGGTGCGACCGAAGAACGCGGCTCTGGCGATTTCTTCCTCTCCTGTCGTGTTCAATTGGGACAGCGGGAGCGGTCGTTATAATCCCGATCCCGCAGTGGTTTCAGTAGAAGTGAGTAATGTGGGTGATCTGCCCGTCACGGCACTCAGCGCGCGCCTGGGCAATTCTCCGGACGTCCGCATCGCCTATGGCGGCGTGCAGGATGTCGTCGTGATACCTGACAGCCTCGGTCCGGGACAGAAGGGCACCGCGGTGTTCTACGTGCAGGCCCTGCCCGTCGCCTCCGAGCGGACGGCGCAGGTGAGTATCGAAATTACCGGCAACCCGGTCACGCGCACCGGGACGTTGTTCTTCAATATCAAAGCAGCCGACGCGACTGTCCGCACGCTTGCCCGTGTGGATGAAATTCTGGTGCAAGCCGGCAATTACACGCCCGATCCGGCGACGTTTACCGCCGCTGTTCGCGCCATCGGCACGCAGACCAGCCCGGGCGGCACGGTGAAGCTGGATCTCCCCGGCGGCGTCACGGTGAGCAGCAGCGAAACACAGAGCTTCGCGGCCATGCAGCCCAACGACAGCACTGTGCTGGTATGGCAGTTGCAATATCCTAAAGACGGCAGCGCCGCTTCGTACATCATCGGTGTGATCACGGAGCCGACCGGTAAGGCGGCGGATACTTCCTATGTCACGATGTACGTACCCGAGCTCATGAGCGAGCAATGGACGTCGAACTGTGACATCGCACCCAAACGATTGCTCTGGTCGGCCAGCGCGGGTGCGTACAATCCCGCGGAAGCGGAATTCTCGGTAACGGTAGAGAATACCGGCAGCGTCGAGATTCCCACCATCACGGCCGGGATTCAGCTCCCTGCCGGTATCGTCCTCGCTCCCGGTGAGAACGCGCAGAAAAACTTCAGCGGGATCGGAACGGGACAACAGCAGACGCTGACCTGGAAGCTTCGCCCCGTAACGCGTTGCGCCGATGCGGATGTGGACATACAGGTGTCACTGCTCGGTGCAAGCGGCACGCCGCGCACCTGCGTTACCTCACTGTTCGTGCAGTCGGCGAACAGCGGCGCACCCACGGTGGCGGGTCGCACACCGGCGCAGCTCGACACGCTGGATCGTGGTTCCGCGGCAACATTCACTGTGGATGCGACAGATCCCGACGGACTGCAATTGCTGTACGAATGGGGTGTGAACGGCGTCTTCGAACCTTCGCGGCCGGACAATTCGTACTCGAAGGAATTCTCCATCAACGGTCAGTTCGAGGTCGTGTGCCGCATTCTGGATCCTTGTGCGGTACGCGGAGAGGGCGACACGACTATCGTGACATGGAATTTCACTGTTCGCAGTTCTCTCAGTACAACGCCGCTGCCGACGGCAGGCGACTTTGCCATTCTGGCGAATTATCCCAATCCCTTCAATCCTGGCACGACGGTGGAGTTCAAGTTGCCCATGGGTCGCCAGCGTATGCGTCTGGACGTCGTGGATGCCACAGGACGCGTTGTCCGTACCCTGCTTGACGAAGTGCGGGAGGGCGGCGTCCACAACGTGTATTTCGATGCGGCGGGATTGCCGAGCGGCGTGTACACGCTGCGTCTGCACTCGGGCAGCAGTGTCCGATCGCATCAGGTGACGCTCATCAAGTAGCGTATCCGATAGTAATGAAACCGATGAGGGGAAGGCCGGAAGTCTGTGCAGTGCCGTTGGCACCACAGTTCCCGACCTTCCCCTCACCATTTTGTCGCATGACCATGCTCCGTTCTTTGCCGACCGTTCTCCTGCTTCCGCTGCTGGTGCTGCTGTTTCCCTGCGGCACGCAGGCGCAGGATTTTGGCAGGCGCGAGCGCTGGACGGACGTCCTGCATTACGACATTCGCATCGTCCCTGACCATGCCGCGGCATCCGTTCAGGGTGACGTGCGCATCATCGCGGTCAGTCTGCGCGACACGCTTCACTCTGTCCGGCTCGATGCGGTGAGGATGCGTATAGACAGCGTATTCATGAACGGTTTCGTGACGGACTTCCGGTATGACTCTCTGTCGCTCGACGTTCGCTTCCACAGACCCGTCGGCTATGGAGACAGCATTGCGCTCCGCATCGTCTATGCCTGCACGCCGTACAAGGGAATGTACTTCATCCGGCCCGACGCCAGTTTCCCGAATGATCCCTGGCAGATATGGACGCAGGGACAGGGCGAGGACAACAGGCACTGGCTGCCATGCTACGATTTCCCGAACGACAAGGCGACGAGTGAGCTGCGCGCGACTGTGGACAGCGGACGGATCACGCTCAGCAATGGCCGGCTGCTGTCCCGAACGCCGCATCCCGACGGTCGAGTGACCTGGCACTGGCTGCAGGACAAGCCGCACAGCAGTTATCTCATCATGTTTGCGGCAGGGAAGTACCATGTGTATACCGACAGTGCGCGGGGCATTCCCGTGCAGTCGTATCACTACCAGTCCGACCGGCAGGAAGACGTGGCGCGCACCTACGCTTCATCAGCGGACATGCTGGAGTTCTTTTCCGATTTCATCGGGGTGCCCTATCCCTGGGACAAATACGCACAGATACCCGTCGCCCACTATCTCTATGGAGGAATGGAAAACACATCCGCCACCGTGCTGGCGGACACCCGGGCCGTGGTGGATGCGCGTGCCGCGGTGGACTATGATCCCGAACCATTGATTGCGCATGAGTTGGCGCATCAGTGGTGGGGCGATCTCGTGACGTACATCGATTGGAACAACGAGTGGCTGAATGAGGGCTTTGCCACGTACTATCAACAGAGATGGACGCTGCATCGCCACGGAAAAGACGACTTCGACGTGCAGCGCTACGAGGGCATCCACAATTACATGGACTGGGCGGACAAAGCCGGACGTTTGCCGGTGGTGTACCGTCGTGGCACCTCCGCCGCGAACACGTATTCCAAAGGCGCGGCGGTACTGCATATGCTCAACGACATCCTCGGCGAGGAACAGTACCACCGGGTAATGAAAGAGTATTTGCTCCGTTACGCCTATTCCAATGCCGAGACCAACGATCTCAAGCGCGTGATCGAGGACGTCGCAGGAATGAACCTGCACTGGTTTTTTTCACAGTGGCTGTACCGCGCCGGTTACCCCGAATTGACGGTACGATCATGGTGGGATGAACAGAAGCAGGCATTGATGGTTCAGGTCAGGCAGGTGCAGCAAATCGATACGTTGGGCGGCCGTTTTCGATTCCCGTTGGCGTTTCATGCCATTGACAGGGATGGACAGTTGACGTACCTGCGTGCCGACGTGATGGGAGCGGATACGGTGTTCCACTTCGCCCTCGGTGCGGCGCCTTTGCGCGTGGAAGTGGATCCGGACAATATTCTCTGCGGACGCATTCAGATCGAGCACGGTGTGACGGACGCCATACGGGCGCTGCAATCGAGCGGCAGTGTCGTCATCCGCCTGCGCATGGTTGCGGAGTTGGCATCGCATGCCGGAACGGATACGGACGCCTTCGATGCACTCGCCCACTGCGCCCGTACGGACGCTCACCGTGCTGTGCGCAAAGCCGCTGTGGTGGCCTGTGTGGACGCTGCGTCCCCGTCGGGTGGACGGACCGACTTCCTGAAAAAGCTCTTTCTGGATGTGTCGAAGGATGTGCACTCCGGCGTACGCGCGCTCGCCTATCATGGCTTCAGGAAATTGCGCGATGTTTCGCTACGCGAGGTGTTTGAGGGAGGGATGAGGGATTCGAGTTATTACGTCGAGGCGGCGGCCATGAACTGCCTGCTCGATGGGGACACGACCAATGGATGGAGTGTTATCCGTCAGCGCCTGCGGTCCCGTTCGCATATGGATATTCTCGCACTTGCGGCGCTCGATTGGGTGCGGCACTTTCCGGGACAGGAAGCCCTCCGGGAGGTGCGGGCGCTCGCCGGCCCCGGGCATTCTCTCGCGCTGCGCGCCAAAGCGTTTGAAACCCTGCTCTCGCTCGGCGACGATGCGCAGAGCGTCCGGGCGCTGGTTGAAGGGATGCTTGCCGAACCGCGCTATCAGATCCGTCTCTATGCGGTCAGCGCCCTGGCGGTATTCGGACGCGCGGAAGCACAGCGCAGGGCGATGGCGCATCTCACGACGGAGTCTGACCCGCGCGTGCGTGATCGTATCCGACAACTGTATGCGACCGGCGGCTCGCAGTGACGTCGGCCACCAGGAAGTGCATGCGCATGAGCGGGCGTTTACAGCTGCATCCTTATCAGAACCGGAGCGACGATTCTGGAAAGGAGACGCCGGATGAGGCGTGGGAAGCGTGCAGGGATCGAGGGATGCTACAGGCGGCACCTGCTTCCGCGTTCCGTCGCGAATCGCCGTGCGGAACACCGGCGAGCGGGGGCTCTCTTGCTTCCGCCCGCTACAAATCCGGCCCGGGAAGGATTTCACCACAACCAATTGACTTTATTACACTTCCGGCCTATATTTGTTACTCTATGCCAGATTGAAATGAAATTTCGAGCATTTATCATATTGTTGTTGGAGGTCTGAAAGACCGTGAAGAAACACATGTTCCGTATAATCCTGATCCTCGCGTTCATCGCGTTCTCAGGATACTTGCTGTACCCGACCTGGATGGATGCGGGGCATCAAAAAAGCCTGAGTACGCTCACAGGGGCAGACAGCGCGAAATATTACGACGATAATGAAGAATCCATTCGCGACAATCGCGAAAAACGGCTGAAACTTGGTCTCGATCTTCAGGGCGGTATGTACGTCACTATGGAAGTGGACGTTATTCAGCTTCTGGAGAAACTCGCCAGGAATCAGGACGAGATTCTGCGGGAGATCCTCGCGGAAACCCGAAATGAATCCAAGACCTCCGACGAGTCCGTCCTGGACATTTTTGGCCGGAAGTTTGATGAGCGGAACATGCGTCTCAGCCGGTATTACGGAAACATCCGTGATGCGAACTCCGACGTTATGACCTATCTGAAGGATGAAAGCGAGAAGGCTGTCGAGCGCGCCGTGGAAATCATCCGGAACCGTATTGACCAGTACGGCGTCTCGGAAGTCAGCATCACGCGCTCCGGCACTCGTCGTATCATCCTCGAGCTCCCCGGTGTGAGCGATGAGCGTGAAGTGCGCGGCCTGATTCAGGAAACCGCGCAGCTCGAGTTCAAACTCCTCACCGATCCGCAGGTCTACTATTCGGTCCTCGAAAACATAGATAAGGTGTTACTCGGAAAGACCATTGACGCGGCCGGCGGAGACAGCACTCTCGCGGCGGTGGACAGCGCTGCCGCCGTGGCTGCCGCCGACAGCGCCGATGCCGCTAAGCGGCGTGAGGATTCGCTCGCCAGCGCGACAATGACCGACGAGCAGCGCGTGGAGAAATTCCGCCAGGAACATCCGTTCATGGCCCTGCTTATCGGTACGCAGTCCGGCTATTTTGCGACGGAGGAGCAGAAAACCCGTATCTCCAACATTCTCAATCGCGAGGATGTCCGCAAGGTGATTCCCGAGGACGTGTCCTTCGCGTGGGGTGCCAAACCCATTACGTTCGACGACGGTACACAGGCCTTTCAGCTGTACTCGCTGAAAGCGCGTCCTGAACTGACAGGCGAAGTCATCACAGACGCGCGTGCGCAGATCGATCAGGGCGGCCTGGGTGCCAACTCCGTGGTCACCATGCAGATGGATGCTGAAGGCTCACGCGAGTGGGCGCGGGTGACCGGCGCAAATGTCGACAAGCAGATCGCGATCGTGCTTGATAACGCGGTGTTTTCCGCCCCCGTCGTTCGCCAAAAAATCATCGGCGGCAACTCGCAGATTGACGGTATGGAGAACATGGAAGAGGCGCGGCTGCTCGAGATCGTCCTCAAGGCCGGCGCGCTTCCAGCCCCCGTCGAGATCATCGAAGAGCGGACCGTCGGTCCGTCGCTCGGTGAAGATTCGATCTCCAAAGGCGTCAATTCCTTTGCGATCGGTCTTATCCTCGTGCTCGTTTTCATGGTGGTGTACTATCAGTTCGGCGGTGTCCCAGCCGACATCGCTGTGATGTTCAACGTGGTCTTCATTCTGGCGATTCTCGCGGGCTTCCGCGGAACGCTGACACTACCCGGTATCGCCGGCATCCTGCTCACGGTGGGTATGGCCGTGGATGCGAACGTGCTCATCAACGAACGTATCCGCGAGGAATTCGGCGCCGGCAAGACGATGCGCGCCGCATTGGAAGCCGGTTATTCACGGGCATTTCCGGCAATTATTGACTCAAACCTGACGACGCTTCTCACCTGTCTCATTCTGTATCAGTTCGGTTCAGGTCCCGTTCAGGGCTTTGCGCTGACATTGATGATTGGTATCGTGTGCTCCCTGTTCACCGCCATCATCATGACGCGCGTCATTTTCGAGCTCACCCTCGATTCGTCGCCCAATCTCGTCAAGCTCGGTTGAACCGGCAACAAACACAGAATCCTACTGACGCAGGAGCAAAAAGCATACAATGAGAATCTTCAAAGATCTTAACATCGATTTTCTCGGGAAGAGGAATCTTTTCTACCTCGTATCCGCCGCGGTGATCGTTGCCGGAATAGCATCGATCGTGTTCAAGGGGCTGGAATTCGGTCTCGATTTCAAAGGTGGCACCGAAGTCGTCGTGCGCTTTCCCCGTGCCGTAGAGATCGGCGAATTGCGCGGTATCATGCGCAACGCGGATCTCGGCAGCGTGGAAATCAAGTCCTTCGGCGGCGAGACGGATTACATCGTCCGCACCGAATTGAAGGGAGAGGGCTCGAAGATCAGCGACCAGATCAAGGTCACACTCGATAAGGCCTTCACGGAGCAGATCGAGGTACTGCAGGAAAACCGTGTCGAAGCAAAAATCGGTGCCGAGATACGTCGGGATGCCGTTATCGCCATTTTCGTGGCGCTCATCGGAATTCTGGTGTACATCGGCTTCCGCTTCAAATTCATCTTTGCAGTGGGCGCCGTGGCCGCACTGTTCCATGACGTGTTGCTGACGCTGGGCATTGTGTCCATCTGTACCGGTTTGATACCGGGATTGAATCTGGAGTTTGACCAGGCGATGGTGGCCGCGTTTCTTACCCTCGTGGGGTATTCCATCAACGATACCGTTATCGTGTTCGACCGTGTGCGTGAGAATCTGAAGCTGTTCAAGACGTCTCCCCTTGAGCCGTTGATGAACAAGAGCATCAACACCACCATGGCGCGAACGATCCTTACCAGCGCGACCACCATGGTCACCATGCTCGCGCTGCTCTTCCTTGGCGGAGAGCCGACACGCGGCTTCGCCTTCACCATGGTCATCGGTATTATCACCGGCTCCTATTCCAGCATTTTCGTCGCAAGTGCGCTGACGCTGGATTGGGCCAAGGCACGGAACGCAAAAATAACCTTCTAAGGAAGACGGAGTATGAACATCCCGACAACCGAATTCGGCAACGTCGTTGTCCTGGCGCTTC
Proteins encoded in this region:
- a CDS encoding VWA domain-containing protein; its protein translation is MNMLYRIPFILILLIATGGGASAQWTQSILDVKTDRFPLIDVHVALRQNQALVRTVDSSQFRLWEDGHEQAPLTLFFEDAQKSFSLGIVIPVTSTMTAGDIATAKGIGLRIVDRMNGLTDEACVYDGNVLPRQDLTHIKPFLIGALDGLQPGGSGVSIWDGTYAAINEVAQGSNPDRAIILISNGRGGSGTRSVVDVINFAKSAQMKVYCYGVNAVNSDQEMKDLAAQTGGTFYINADLLVQEIIDLLSGRPQYGILSYTSNNTCRDGVARDLNVRFRQGNDSVTTAQQFQLSADPATGVSVNLGVDTASITSGASRNVAVKLTPAVQNQRLYPGVITLNFDTNLLTLNQAITAGTMSAGMNASVTPTATGATVTLANTATLNGSGNLLLLNFTAGEVTANTDTRVTIASVQFDRGCITTQNGEGRITVRPKNAALAISSSPVVFNWDSGSGRYNPDPAVVSVEVSNVGDLPVTALSARLGNSPDVRIAYGGVQDVVVIPDSLGPGQKGTAVFYVQALPVASERTAQVSIEITGNPVTRTGTLFFNIKAADATVRTLARVDEILVQAGNYTPDPATFTAAVRAIGTQTSPGGTVKLDLPGGVTVSSSETQSFAAMQPNDSTVLVWQLQYPKDGSAASYIIGVITEPTGKAADTSYVTMYVPELMSEQWTSNCDIAPKRLLWSASAGAYNPAEAEFSVTVENTGSVEIPTITAGIQLPAGIVLAPGENAQKNFSGIGTGQQQTLTWKLRPVTRCADADVDIQVSLLGASGTPRTCVTSLFVQSANSGAPTVAGRTPAQLDTLDRGSAATFTVDATDPDGLQLLYEWGVNGVFEPSRPDNSYSKEFSINGQFEVVCRILDPCAVRGEGDTTIVTWNFTVRSSLSTTPLPTAGDFAILANYPNPFNPGTTVEFKLPMGRQRMRLDVVDATGRVVRTLLDEVREGGVHNVYFDAAGLPSGVYTLRLHSGSSVRSHQVTLIK
- the secD gene encoding protein translocase subunit SecD, yielding MFRIILILAFIAFSGYLLYPTWMDAGHQKSLSTLTGADSAKYYDDNEESIRDNREKRLKLGLDLQGGMYVTMEVDVIQLLEKLARNQDEILREILAETRNESKTSDESVLDIFGRKFDERNMRLSRYYGNIRDANSDVMTYLKDESEKAVERAVEIIRNRIDQYGVSEVSITRSGTRRIILELPGVSDEREVRGLIQETAQLEFKLLTDPQVYYSVLENIDKVLLGKTIDAAGGDSTLAAVDSAAAVAAADSADAAKRREDSLASATMTDEQRVEKFRQEHPFMALLIGTQSGYFATEEQKTRISNILNREDVRKVIPEDVSFAWGAKPITFDDGTQAFQLYSLKARPELTGEVITDARAQIDQGGLGANSVVTMQMDAEGSREWARVTGANVDKQIAIVLDNAVFSAPVVRQKIIGGNSQIDGMENMEEARLLEIVLKAGALPAPVEIIEERTVGPSLGEDSISKGVNSFAIGLILVLVFMVVYYQFGGVPADIAVMFNVVFILAILAGFRGTLTLPGIAGILLTVGMAVDANVLINERIREEFGAGKTMRAALEAGYSRAFPAIIDSNLTTLLTCLILYQFGSGPVQGFALTLMIGIVCSLFTAIIMTRVIFELTLDSSPNLVKLG
- a CDS encoding M1 family metallopeptidase, which codes for MLRSLPTVLLLPLLVLLFPCGTQAQDFGRRERWTDVLHYDIRIVPDHAAASVQGDVRIIAVSLRDTLHSVRLDAVRMRIDSVFMNGFVTDFRYDSLSLDVRFHRPVGYGDSIALRIVYACTPYKGMYFIRPDASFPNDPWQIWTQGQGEDNRHWLPCYDFPNDKATSELRATVDSGRITLSNGRLLSRTPHPDGRVTWHWLQDKPHSSYLIMFAAGKYHVYTDSARGIPVQSYHYQSDRQEDVARTYASSADMLEFFSDFIGVPYPWDKYAQIPVAHYLYGGMENTSATVLADTRAVVDARAAVDYDPEPLIAHELAHQWWGDLVTYIDWNNEWLNEGFATYYQQRWTLHRHGKDDFDVQRYEGIHNYMDWADKAGRLPVVYRRGTSAANTYSKGAAVLHMLNDILGEEQYHRVMKEYLLRYAYSNAETNDLKRVIEDVAGMNLHWFFSQWLYRAGYPELTVRSWWDEQKQALMVQVRQVQQIDTLGGRFRFPLAFHAIDRDGQLTYLRADVMGADTVFHFALGAAPLRVEVDPDNILCGRIQIEHGVTDAIRALQSSGSVVIRLRMVAELASHAGTDTDAFDALAHCARTDAHRAVRKAAVVACVDAASPSGGRTDFLKKLFLDVSKDVHSGVRALAYHGFRKLRDVSLREVFEGGMRDSSYYVEAAAMNCLLDGDTTNGWSVIRQRLRSRSHMDILALAALDWVRHFPGQEALREVRALAGPGHSLALRAKAFETLLSLGDDAQSVRALVEGMLAEPRYQIRLYAVSALAVFGRAEAQRRAMAHLTTESDPRVRDRIRQLYATGGSQ
- the secF gene encoding protein translocase subunit SecF — protein: MRIFKDLNIDFLGKRNLFYLVSAAVIVAGIASIVFKGLEFGLDFKGGTEVVVRFPRAVEIGELRGIMRNADLGSVEIKSFGGETDYIVRTELKGEGSKISDQIKVTLDKAFTEQIEVLQENRVEAKIGAEIRRDAVIAIFVALIGILVYIGFRFKFIFAVGAVAALFHDVLLTLGIVSICTGLIPGLNLEFDQAMVAAFLTLVGYSINDTVIVFDRVRENLKLFKTSPLEPLMNKSINTTMARTILTSATTMVTMLALLFLGGEPTRGFAFTMVIGIITGSYSSIFVASALTLDWAKARNAKITF